A region from the Variovorax paradoxus genome encodes:
- the cysM gene encoding cysteine synthase CysM, with product MNYPTIEDAIGKTPLVALQRIDAAENAKRGNVILGKLEGNNPAGSVKDRPALSMIKRAEERGEIKPGDTLIEATSGNTGIALAMAAAIKGYRMVLIMPEDLSVERAQTMKAFGAELVLTPKSGGMEYARDLAEQMVAQGKGRVLDQFANADNPRIHYETTGPEIWADTKGKITHFVSAMGTTGTITGVSRFLKEKNPAVRIIGAQPAEGSRIPGIRKWPTEYLPKIYEPSRVDEEISVSQDNAEEMCRRLAREEGIFGGISAAGALWVALEVAKTVENATIVFVVCDRGDRYLSTGVFPA from the coding sequence ATGAATTATCCGACGATCGAAGACGCCATCGGCAAGACCCCCCTGGTGGCACTGCAACGCATCGATGCGGCCGAAAACGCCAAGCGCGGCAACGTGATCCTCGGCAAGCTCGAAGGCAACAATCCCGCGGGTTCCGTCAAAGACCGTCCCGCGCTCTCGATGATCAAGCGCGCCGAGGAGCGCGGCGAAATCAAGCCGGGCGACACGCTGATCGAAGCCACCTCGGGCAACACCGGCATCGCGCTGGCCATGGCTGCGGCCATCAAGGGCTACCGCATGGTGCTGATCATGCCGGAGGACCTGTCCGTGGAGCGCGCCCAGACCATGAAGGCCTTTGGCGCCGAGCTGGTGCTCACGCCCAAGAGCGGCGGCATGGAATACGCGCGCGACCTGGCCGAACAGATGGTGGCGCAGGGCAAGGGCCGGGTGCTCGACCAGTTCGCCAACGCCGACAACCCGCGCATCCACTACGAGACCACCGGTCCCGAGATCTGGGCCGATACCAAGGGCAAGATCACGCATTTCGTGAGCGCCATGGGCACCACCGGCACCATCACCGGCGTCTCTCGCTTTCTGAAGGAAAAGAATCCCGCGGTGCGCATCATCGGCGCGCAGCCGGCCGAGGGCTCGCGCATCCCGGGCATCCGCAAGTGGCCGACCGAATACCTGCCCAAGATCTACGAGCCGAGCCGGGTCGATGAAGAAATCAGCGTGAGCCAGGACAACGCCGAAGAGATGTGCCGGCGCCTCGCGCGCGAAGAGGGCATCTTCGGCGGCATCTCGGCGGCTGGCGCGCTCTGGGTGGCGCTCGAGGTTGCCAAGACGGTCGAGAACGCGACCATCGTGTTCGTGGTGTGCGACCGCGGCGACCGCTATCTTTCGACCGGCGTGTTCCCCGCCTGA
- a CDS encoding NUDIX hydrolase yields the protein MPHPKFCQACATPLEWIALMEDGGPKERLRCPSCGHTHWNNPTPVLAAIVEYRGQVLLARNAAWPVKMYALITGFMEAGETPEEGIAREVKEETNLDVSASKLVGAYDFQRMNQIIIAYHVVADGEVKLSPELLDYRLYDLPDLKCWPAGTGYALADWLRTRGHEPVFFTAAENEERRRGLNLPPEEPKNAD from the coding sequence ATGCCCCATCCCAAGTTCTGCCAGGCCTGCGCCACGCCGCTCGAATGGATCGCGCTGATGGAAGACGGCGGTCCCAAGGAGCGCCTGCGCTGCCCGTCCTGCGGCCACACGCACTGGAACAATCCGACGCCGGTGCTCGCGGCCATCGTCGAATACCGCGGGCAGGTGCTGCTGGCGCGCAACGCCGCCTGGCCGGTGAAGATGTACGCACTGATCACCGGCTTCATGGAGGCCGGCGAAACGCCCGAAGAAGGCATTGCGCGCGAGGTCAAGGAAGAAACCAATCTCGACGTGAGCGCGAGCAAGCTCGTCGGCGCGTACGACTTCCAGCGCATGAACCAGATCATCATCGCCTACCACGTGGTGGCCGATGGCGAGGTGAAGCTTTCGCCCGAGCTGCTGGACTACCGCCTCTACGACTTGCCCGACCTCAAGTGCTGGCCCGCGGGCACCGGCTATGCGCTGGCCGACTGGCTGCGTACCCGGGGGCACGAGCCGGTGTTCTTTACCGCGGCGGAAAACGAGGAGCGGCGGCGCGGCTTGAACCTTCCGCCCGAGGAGCCGAAGAATGCAGATTGA
- a CDS encoding ABC transporter permease subunit — MKNSKNLALYVLGVVAVLALPIFLQSQGNAWVRIADIALLYVMLSLGLNIVVGYAGLLDLGYVAFFAIGAYLFALMGSSHLTETFPWFKAMFPNGLHTSLLIVVPLALVVAGCLGVLLGAPTLKLRGDYLAIVTLGFGEIIRVFLNNLDQPINITNGPKGITAIDSIKFWGLDLGKAWKFDGFTISSVTLYYYLFLALVVATIIISHRLQMSRIGRAWMAIREDEIAAKAMGINTRNMKLLAFGMGASFGGVSGAMFAAFQGFVSPESFSLMESVMIVAMVVLGGIGHLPGVILGAVLLAALPEVLRYVAGPLQAMTDGRLDASILRQLFIALAMIIIMLVRPRGLWPSPEHGKTLQRKGAAAPGAPVAPGSLQTHAPGIETPADELPGDASRPMSINP; from the coding sequence ATGAAAAACAGCAAGAACCTCGCGCTCTATGTTCTCGGCGTCGTCGCCGTGCTCGCGCTGCCCATCTTCCTGCAGAGCCAGGGCAACGCCTGGGTGCGCATCGCCGACATCGCGCTGCTCTACGTGATGCTCTCGCTCGGCCTGAACATCGTCGTCGGCTACGCCGGCCTGCTCGACCTGGGCTACGTGGCCTTCTTCGCGATCGGGGCCTACCTGTTCGCGCTCATGGGCTCGTCGCACCTGACCGAGACCTTTCCCTGGTTCAAGGCGATGTTCCCGAACGGGCTGCACACCTCGCTGCTCATCGTGGTACCGCTGGCGCTCGTGGTGGCCGGCTGCCTCGGCGTGCTGCTGGGCGCGCCCACGCTCAAGCTGCGCGGCGACTACCTGGCCATCGTGACGCTCGGCTTCGGCGAGATCATCCGGGTGTTCCTGAACAACCTCGACCAGCCGATCAACATCACCAACGGGCCCAAGGGCATCACCGCCATCGACTCCATCAAGTTCTGGGGGCTCGACCTCGGCAAGGCATGGAAGTTCGACGGCTTCACGATCTCGTCGGTCACGCTCTACTACTACCTGTTCCTTGCGCTGGTGGTCGCCACGATCATCATTTCGCACCGCCTGCAGATGTCGCGCATCGGGCGCGCCTGGATGGCCATCCGCGAAGACGAGATCGCGGCCAAGGCCATGGGCATCAACACCCGCAACATGAAGCTCCTGGCCTTCGGCATGGGCGCCAGCTTCGGCGGCGTGTCGGGCGCCATGTTCGCGGCCTTCCAGGGCTTCGTCTCGCCCGAGTCGTTCAGCCTCATGGAGTCGGTGATGATCGTCGCCATGGTGGTGCTGGGCGGCATCGGCCATCTGCCGGGCGTGATTCTCGGCGCCGTGCTGCTGGCCGCCTTGCCCGAGGTGCTGCGCTACGTGGCCGGCCCGCTGCAGGCCATGACCGACGGCCGCCTCGACGCGTCCATCCTGCGCCAGCTCTTCATCGCGCTGGCCATGATCATCATCATGCTGGTGCGTCCGCGCGGCCTCTGGCCCTCGCCCGAGCATGGCAAGACATTGCAGCGCAAGGGGGCCGCCGCCCCCGGCGCACCGGTTGCGCCCGGTTCGCTCCAGACCCATGCGCCGGGCATCGAGACGCCGGCGGACGAACTGCCGGGCGACGCTTCGCGTCCCATGTCGATCAATCCGTGA
- a CDS encoding Bug family tripartite tricarboxylate transporter substrate binding protein: MKTRHFLLTLLASVTLLATGPIAAQQQRPVRLVVPYAAGGPIDVTARMLAERVKDTLGPVIIDNKPGAGGNIGADIVAKAPPDGLTIGIAATATHAVNPWLYSKIPFNAATDFAPITQMVRVPNVLVMNAETAQRLKINTVADLIRYAKANPAKLNYGSGGNGSAGHLAGELFKKQAGIFALHIPYNGGNPAQLALLSGQVDFNFDNLATAAPNIRSGKLKAIAVTTLQRSSAMPELPPVADTLKGFSIDTWWGLVAPAGTPHEVVVKLNQAFVAALNAPETKTRFATLLAEPVASSPEQFGAFMKSELSKYEAVVKATGARVD; encoded by the coding sequence ATGAAAACGAGACACTTCCTCCTCACCCTGCTGGCAAGCGTCACGCTGCTCGCCACCGGCCCGATTGCCGCCCAGCAGCAGCGCCCGGTCCGCCTCGTGGTGCCCTACGCCGCCGGCGGCCCCATCGACGTGACGGCCCGCATGCTGGCCGAACGCGTGAAGGACACCCTGGGCCCGGTCATCATCGACAACAAGCCCGGCGCGGGCGGCAACATCGGGGCCGACATCGTGGCCAAGGCGCCGCCGGACGGCCTCACGATCGGCATTGCAGCCACGGCCACACACGCGGTCAATCCGTGGCTCTACAGCAAGATCCCGTTCAACGCGGCGACCGACTTTGCGCCCATCACACAGATGGTGCGCGTGCCGAACGTGCTGGTGATGAACGCGGAAACGGCGCAGCGCCTGAAGATCAATACCGTGGCCGACCTGATCCGCTATGCCAAGGCCAACCCCGCCAAGCTCAACTACGGCAGCGGCGGCAACGGCAGCGCCGGGCACCTCGCGGGCGAGCTGTTCAAGAAGCAGGCCGGCATCTTCGCGCTGCACATCCCTTACAACGGTGGCAATCCGGCACAGCTGGCGCTGCTCTCGGGCCAGGTCGACTTCAACTTCGACAACCTTGCCACGGCGGCGCCGAACATCCGCTCGGGCAAGCTCAAGGCGATTGCCGTCACGACCTTGCAGCGCAGCAGCGCCATGCCCGAGCTGCCGCCGGTGGCCGACACGCTCAAGGGCTTTTCGATCGACACCTGGTGGGGCCTGGTCGCACCGGCCGGCACGCCGCACGAGGTGGTCGTGAAGCTCAACCAGGCCTTCGTTGCGGCGCTGAATGCACCGGAAACGAAGACGCGTTTCGCCACGCTGCTGGCCGAGCCAGTGGCCAGTTCGCCCGAGCAGTTCGGCGCGTTCATGAAGAGCGAGCTCTCCAAGTACGAAGCCGTCGTGAAGGCGACCGGCGCCAGGGTCGACTGA
- a CDS encoding branched-chain amino acid ABC transporter permease: MEILLQQIINGLVLGSMYALIALGYTMVYGIINLINFAHGEVLMVGALTSWTIIGLMKESMPGTPGWLVLIIALIIACIVAATLNFVIEKVAYRPLRNSPKLAPLITAIGMSILLQTLAMIIWKPTNKAYPNLLSTTPIEVAGAVISPTQVMILSVTAFSLVVLMWLVNYTKLGRAMRATAENPRVAALMGIRPDMVISATFIIGAVLAAIAGVMYASNYGIAQHAMGFLPGLKAFTAAVFGGIGNLAGAVVGGILLGLIEAIGSGYIGSLTGGVLGSNYSDIFAFIVLIVMLTLRPSGLLGERVADRA; the protein is encoded by the coding sequence ATGGAAATATTGCTGCAGCAGATCATCAACGGTCTGGTCCTCGGCAGCATGTATGCCTTGATAGCCTTGGGCTACACCATGGTGTACGGCATCATCAATCTGATCAATTTTGCGCACGGCGAAGTGCTGATGGTGGGGGCGCTCACGAGCTGGACCATCATCGGGCTCATGAAGGAGTCGATGCCCGGCACGCCGGGCTGGCTGGTCCTCATCATCGCGCTGATCATTGCCTGCATCGTTGCAGCCACGCTCAACTTCGTGATCGAGAAGGTCGCCTACCGGCCGCTTCGCAACAGCCCCAAGCTCGCGCCGCTCATCACGGCCATCGGCATGTCGATCCTGCTGCAGACGCTGGCCATGATCATCTGGAAGCCCACCAACAAGGCCTATCCCAACCTGCTGTCGACCACGCCCATCGAGGTGGCTGGCGCGGTGATCTCGCCCACGCAGGTCATGATCCTGAGCGTCACGGCCTTTTCGCTCGTGGTGCTGATGTGGCTGGTCAACTACACCAAGCTCGGCCGCGCGATGCGCGCCACCGCCGAGAACCCGCGCGTCGCGGCGCTCATGGGCATCCGGCCCGACATGGTCATTTCGGCCACCTTCATCATCGGCGCCGTGCTCGCAGCCATCGCGGGCGTCATGTACGCCTCCAACTACGGCATCGCGCAGCACGCGATGGGCTTCCTGCCCGGCCTCAAGGCCTTCACCGCGGCGGTGTTCGGCGGCATCGGCAACCTGGCCGGCGCGGTGGTCGGCGGCATCCTGCTCGGGCTGATCGAGGCCATCGGCTCCGGCTACATCGGTTCGCTGACCGGCGGCGTGCTGGGCAGCAACTACAGCGACATCTTCGCTTTCATCGTGTTGATCGTCATGCTCACGCTGCGGCCCTCGGGCCTGCTGGGCGAGCGCGTGGCGGATCGGGCCTGA
- a CDS encoding SDR family oxidoreductase, with amino-acid sequence MPSINSPSGALPARFRRERLLIVGCGDVGQRVARSLRGRVQLVALTSSSERVPALRAAGIRPLVGNLDDPATLRRLAGVATRVLHLAPPARDGGAAWWRDQRTTALARALRLRSVPLAFVYGSTSGVYGDCGGARVSETRPVRPDTPRAHRRVDAERAVRWLGRSAGVRASILRIPGIYAPDREGGTPRQRLARGTPVLRREDDVFTSHIHADDLARACVAALFRGRPQRIVHASDDTELRMGDYIDLAADLYGMPRPPRVAREEAQRQLPLQLLSFMGESRRLDNTRLKRELRVRLAHPTVHTGLREAA; translated from the coding sequence TTGCCTTCAATCAATAGCCCTTCCGGCGCGCTGCCGGCGCGCTTTCGCCGCGAACGCCTGCTGATCGTGGGCTGCGGCGACGTCGGCCAGCGCGTGGCGCGCAGCCTGCGCGGCCGCGTGCAGCTGGTGGCGCTCACTTCATCGAGCGAACGGGTGCCGGCCCTGCGCGCCGCCGGCATCCGTCCGCTCGTGGGCAATCTGGACGATCCGGCCACGCTGCGCCGCCTGGCTGGCGTGGCCACCCGCGTGTTGCACCTGGCGCCTCCAGCCCGCGACGGCGGCGCCGCTTGGTGGCGCGACCAGCGCACCACCGCACTGGCGCGCGCGCTGCGGCTGCGCTCCGTGCCGCTTGCATTCGTCTATGGCTCCACCAGCGGCGTCTATGGCGACTGCGGCGGCGCGCGGGTGAGCGAAACGCGGCCCGTGCGGCCCGACACACCGCGCGCCCACCGCCGCGTGGACGCCGAGCGCGCGGTGCGCTGGCTCGGCCGCAGCGCAGGCGTGCGCGCCAGCATCCTGCGCATCCCGGGCATCTATGCGCCCGACCGCGAGGGCGGCACGCCGCGCCAGCGGCTCGCGCGCGGCACGCCGGTGCTCCGGCGCGAGGACGACGTGTTCACCAGCCACATCCATGCCGACGATCTCGCGCGGGCCTGCGTGGCGGCGCTGTTCCGCGGGCGGCCGCAGCGCATCGTGCATGCCTCGGACGACACCGAGCTGCGCATGGGCGACTACATCGACCTGGCAGCCGATCTGTATGGCATGCCGCGCCCCCCGCGCGTGGCGCGCGAGGAAGCCCAGCGCCAGCTGCCGCTGCAATTGCTGAGTTTCATGGGCGAATCGCGCCGGCTCGACAACACGCGGCTCAAGCGCGAGCTGCGCGTGCGGCTCGCGCACCCGACGGTGCACACCGGCCTCCGTGAAGCAGCCTGA
- a CDS encoding sulfurtransferase TusA family protein — MQIDRELDTRGLNCPLPILKAKKSLNDMASGQLLKVVSTDPGSLRDFQAFARQTGNELVDQQTIGSDFIHVLKRR; from the coding sequence ATGCAGATTGACCGCGAACTCGACACACGGGGCCTGAACTGCCCGCTGCCCATTCTCAAGGCAAAGAAATCGCTCAACGACATGGCGAGCGGCCAGCTGCTGAAGGTGGTGTCGACCGACCCGGGCTCGCTGCGCGACTTCCAGGCCTTTGCGCGGCAGACCGGCAACGAGCTGGTCGATCAGCAGACGATCGGCAGCGACTTCATCCATGTGCTGAAGCGGCGCTGA
- a CDS encoding CDP-6-deoxy-delta-3,4-glucoseen reductase, whose translation MTVAAPHDAGFSITVEPSGRHFVVHGDETILAAGIRQGIGLPYGCKDGACGSCKCRKLSGEVELGPHQSKALSAEEQLAGFVLTCCAHAKSDVVLESRQVTEAGALPIRKMPVRVLALTRLSHDVMKLRLQLPAGEPLQFHAGQYVEFILRDGARRSYSMANAPHTLAEPGTGIELHLRHLPGGKFTDHVFGAMKEKEILRIEGPYGSFFLREDSAKPMILLASGTGFAPIKALLEHMKFLGLDRPAALYWGGRRPEDLYMDAWVREQQKEMPNLRYVPVVSNATPEDNWSGRTGFVHRAVLEDFADLSGHQVYACGAPIVVDSARRDYVALAGLPDEEFFADAFTTEADKALP comes from the coding sequence ATGACTGTTGCAGCGCCGCATGACGCGGGCTTTTCCATCACCGTCGAGCCCAGCGGGCGTCATTTCGTGGTGCATGGCGACGAAACCATTCTCGCGGCCGGCATCCGGCAGGGCATTGGCCTTCCCTATGGCTGCAAGGACGGCGCCTGCGGCTCGTGCAAGTGCAGGAAGCTCTCGGGCGAGGTCGAGCTCGGTCCGCACCAGAGCAAGGCGCTGAGCGCCGAAGAGCAGCTGGCGGGCTTCGTGCTCACCTGCTGCGCCCATGCCAAGAGCGACGTGGTGCTCGAATCGCGCCAGGTCACCGAGGCCGGCGCCCTGCCGATCCGCAAGATGCCGGTGCGGGTGCTGGCGCTCACGCGGCTGTCGCACGACGTGATGAAGCTGCGCCTGCAGCTGCCGGCCGGCGAGCCGCTGCAGTTCCATGCGGGCCAGTATGTGGAGTTCATCCTGCGCGACGGCGCGCGCCGCAGCTATTCGATGGCCAATGCGCCGCACACGCTGGCCGAGCCGGGCACGGGCATCGAGCTGCACCTGCGGCATCTGCCGGGCGGCAAGTTCACCGACCACGTGTTCGGCGCCATGAAGGAAAAGGAAATCCTCCGCATCGAAGGCCCCTACGGCAGCTTCTTCCTGCGCGAGGATTCGGCCAAGCCGATGATCCTGCTGGCTTCGGGCACCGGCTTCGCACCCATCAAGGCGCTGCTCGAGCACATGAAGTTCTTGGGGCTCGACCGGCCCGCCGCGCTCTACTGGGGCGGCCGCCGCCCCGAAGACCTCTACATGGATGCCTGGGTGCGCGAACAGCAGAAGGAAATGCCGAACCTGCGCTACGTGCCGGTGGTTTCCAACGCCACGCCGGAAGACAACTGGAGCGGCCGCACGGGCTTCGTGCATCGCGCGGTGCTGGAAGACTTTGCCGACCTTTCGGGCCACCAGGTCTATGCCTGCGGCGCGCCGATCGTGGTCGACTCGGCCCGGCGCGACTACGTGGCGCTCGCGGGCCTGCCCGACGAAGAGTTCTTTGCCGATGCATTCACCACAGAAGCAGACAAGGCGCTGCCGTGA
- a CDS encoding DUF7002 family protein yields the protein MPNLPAKAFHFVDAANWAAVQQQGLCSTDELLRRGAFDTEVEALVRAHRPEGVTLPDGRYIRDQQPMPPRALARCLDPGLAPADWYGLLNGCVFFWLDAERVQRHRAALRGRPQVLLTFDALALAAAHADVAHLTPFNIGSAVRKAAPRGLRTLVPLGQWQAKGWASEALSGQTARAASHRPAELVLRAAAVPDAMRHVTATEMIGAA from the coding sequence GTGCCGAACCTGCCCGCCAAGGCTTTTCATTTCGTCGATGCAGCCAACTGGGCGGCGGTGCAGCAGCAGGGGCTGTGCAGCACCGACGAGTTGCTGCGCCGCGGCGCCTTCGACACCGAGGTCGAAGCCCTGGTGCGTGCCCACCGGCCGGAAGGCGTCACGCTGCCCGACGGCCGCTACATCCGCGACCAGCAGCCCATGCCGCCCCGGGCGCTGGCGCGCTGCCTCGACCCCGGCCTGGCGCCGGCCGACTGGTACGGCCTGCTCAACGGCTGCGTGTTCTTCTGGCTGGACGCCGAGAGGGTGCAGCGCCATCGTGCCGCTCTGCGCGGCCGGCCGCAGGTGCTGCTGACTTTCGATGCGCTTGCGCTGGCCGCCGCCCACGCGGATGTCGCGCACCTCACGCCATTCAACATCGGAAGCGCCGTGCGCAAGGCCGCGCCGCGTGGACTGCGCACGCTGGTGCCGCTGGGGCAATGGCAGGCGAAGGGCTGGGCGTCGGAGGCGCTGTCGGGGCAGACGGCGCGGGCTGCAAGCCATCGGCCGGCAGAACTGGTCTTGCGCGCCGCAGCAGTACCGGACGCGATGCGCCATGTCACGGCAACCGAAATGATCGGGGCTGCGTGA
- the galU gene encoding UTP--glucose-1-phosphate uridylyltransferase GalU, producing MPTPSTRIRKAVFPVAGFGTRFLPATKAQPKEMLPVVDKPLIQYAVEEAYAAGIRDMIFVTGRNKRAIEDHYDTAYELESQLEASGKLELLNIARSVMPDDMTCSYVRQPRMLGLGHAVLCAEHLVGNEPFAVLLADDLMVGPPGGEPVLAQMTAAFGKLGASLLAVQEVPLEHVKRYGIVAGESIGDGLVKVDRMIEKPSPDKAPSRLGVAGRYILTPGVFNEIRNQPKGAGGEIQLTDGIAALMKKESVYAYAYKGIRYDCGSKEGFLQASVELALAHPEVGAQFREYLKSLEL from the coding sequence ATGCCCACTCCCTCGACACGCATCCGCAAGGCCGTATTTCCTGTTGCAGGTTTCGGCACCCGCTTTCTGCCCGCCACCAAGGCGCAGCCCAAGGAAATGCTGCCGGTTGTCGACAAGCCACTCATCCAGTACGCGGTTGAGGAAGCCTACGCGGCGGGCATTCGCGACATGATTTTCGTAACTGGCCGAAACAAACGTGCCATCGAAGACCACTACGACACCGCCTACGAACTCGAGAGCCAGCTCGAGGCCAGCGGCAAGCTCGAACTGCTCAACATCGCGCGCTCGGTCATGCCCGACGACATGACCTGCTCCTACGTGCGCCAGCCGCGCATGCTGGGGCTCGGCCATGCGGTGCTGTGCGCCGAACACCTGGTGGGCAACGAGCCCTTCGCCGTGCTGCTGGCCGACGACCTGATGGTCGGCCCTCCTGGCGGTGAACCGGTGCTCGCGCAAATGACGGCCGCCTTCGGCAAGCTCGGTGCTTCGCTGCTCGCGGTGCAGGAAGTGCCGCTGGAGCACGTCAAGCGCTACGGCATCGTGGCCGGCGAATCCATCGGCGACGGTCTCGTGAAGGTCGATCGCATGATCGAGAAGCCCTCGCCCGACAAGGCCCCCTCGCGCCTCGGCGTGGCGGGCCGCTACATCCTTACGCCCGGCGTGTTCAACGAGATCCGCAACCAGCCCAAGGGCGCGGGCGGCGAGATCCAGCTCACCGACGGCATCGCGGCGCTCATGAAGAAGGAGTCGGTCTACGCCTATGCCTACAAGGGCATCCGCTACGACTGCGGCAGCAAGGAAGGCTTCCTGCAAGCCTCGGTGGAGCTTGCGCTGGCGCACCCCGAAGTCGGCGCGCAGTTCCGCGAATACCTCAAGAGCCTGGAGCTCTGA
- a CDS encoding ABC transporter ATP-binding protein has product MATTTMTSTEEANTATATATPPKTAANATGKTLLKVSGLKVGYGGIQAVKGVDFEVHEGELVSLIGSNGAGKTTTMKAITGTLPAGAGTIEFLGRNIKGRGAWDLVGEGLVMVPEGRGVFTRMTITENLQIGAYIRKDKAEIASDMERVFVTFPRLRERKDQLAGTMSGGEQQMLAMGRALMARPKVLLLDEPTMGLSPIMCDKIFEVVQTVAAQGVTILLVEQNANRALQLADRGYVMESGLITMTGDAKDLLSDPRVRAAYLGE; this is encoded by the coding sequence ATGGCGACGACGACGATGACGAGCACAGAAGAAGCAAACACGGCAACGGCAACTGCAACCCCGCCGAAGACCGCGGCCAACGCCACCGGCAAGACGCTGCTCAAGGTCAGCGGACTGAAGGTCGGCTACGGCGGCATCCAGGCGGTGAAGGGCGTGGACTTCGAGGTCCATGAAGGCGAACTGGTGTCGCTGATCGGCTCCAACGGCGCCGGCAAGACCACCACGATGAAGGCGATCACCGGCACTCTGCCGGCAGGTGCCGGCACCATCGAATTCCTGGGCCGCAACATCAAGGGCCGCGGTGCGTGGGACCTGGTGGGCGAGGGCCTCGTGATGGTGCCCGAAGGCCGCGGCGTCTTCACGCGCATGACGATCACCGAGAACCTGCAGATCGGCGCCTACATCCGCAAGGACAAGGCCGAGATTGCGAGCGACATGGAACGCGTGTTCGTGACCTTCCCGCGCTTGCGCGAGCGCAAGGACCAGCTCGCGGGCACCATGTCGGGCGGCGAACAGCAGATGCTGGCCATGGGCCGCGCGCTCATGGCGCGCCCCAAGGTGCTGCTGCTCGACGAGCCCACCATGGGCCTGTCGCCGATCATGTGCGACAAGATCTTCGAGGTGGTCCAGACCGTGGCCGCGCAGGGCGTCACGATCCTGCTGGTGGAGCAGAACGCCAACCGCGCGCTGCAGCTGGCCGACCGCGGCTACGTGATGGAGTCGGGGCTCATCACGATGACGGGTGACGCCAAGGATCTGCTGAGCGACCCGCGCGTGCGTGCCGCCTACCTAGGAGAGTAG
- a CDS encoding ABC transporter ATP-binding protein, translating into MTTDTILDVRGISKRFGGLQALSDVGITIKRGQVYGLIGPNGAGKTTFFNVITGLYTPDSGSFELAGKPYQPTAVHEVAKAGIARTFQNIRLFSEMTALENVMVGRHIRTHSGVFGAMLRTPSFKAEEKAIAERAQELLDYVGIGKFADYKARTLSYGDQRRLEIARALATDPQLIALDEPAAGMNTTEKVLLRELIDRIRKDDRTILIIEHDVKLIMGLCDRVTVLDYGKQIAEGTPYDVQKNEKVIEAYLGTGGH; encoded by the coding sequence ATGACGACAGACACCATCCTCGACGTCCGCGGAATCTCCAAGCGCTTCGGCGGCCTGCAGGCTCTTTCCGACGTCGGCATCACCATCAAGCGCGGCCAGGTCTATGGCCTGATCGGCCCCAACGGCGCCGGCAAGACCACGTTCTTCAACGTGATCACCGGTCTCTACACGCCCGACAGCGGCAGCTTCGAGCTCGCCGGCAAGCCCTACCAGCCCACGGCCGTGCATGAAGTGGCCAAGGCCGGCATTGCGCGCACCTTCCAGAACATCCGCCTGTTCTCCGAAATGACGGCGCTCGAGAACGTCATGGTGGGACGCCACATCCGCACCCATTCGGGCGTGTTCGGCGCCATGCTGCGCACCCCTTCGTTCAAGGCCGAGGAAAAGGCCATTGCCGAACGCGCGCAGGAGCTGCTCGACTACGTGGGCATCGGCAAGTTCGCCGACTACAAGGCGCGCACCCTGTCGTACGGCGACCAGCGCCGGCTCGAGATTGCACGCGCGCTGGCCACCGACCCGCAGCTCATTGCGCTCGACGAGCCCGCCGCCGGCATGAACACGACCGAGAAGGTGCTGCTGCGCGAACTGATCGACCGCATCCGCAAGGACGACCGCACCATTCTCATCATCGAACACGACGTCAAGCTCATCATGGGCCTGTGCGACCGCGTCACCGTGCTCGACTACGGCAAGCAGATCGCCGAAGGCACGCCGTACGACGTGCAGAAGAACGAAAAGGTGATCGAGGCCTACCTCGGCACCGGAGGACACTGA